One Bufo gargarizans isolate SCDJY-AF-19 chromosome 3, ASM1485885v1, whole genome shotgun sequence DNA segment encodes these proteins:
- the LOC122933084 gene encoding pituitary-specific positive transcription factor 1-like isoform X1 — MSFQAFVTADTFVPINSDSSATFPLRMHHGTAEYLPVTNHTTNMVSTVSSVLSLVQIPKLSPTYFAVPNGENTPSGLHYPNPSCHYGNQQSTYGVMTGSLPPCLMSASSCTLGHGFAPVHQTLLEDVTTTDFKQEFRRKSKAIEEPIDIDSPEIRELEKFANEFKMRRIKLGYTQTNVGEALAAVHGSEFSQTTICRFENLQLSFRNACKLKSILSKWLDEAEQVGALYNEKIGGNERKRKRRTTISIAAKEALESHFGEQSKPSSQEIMRMAESLNLEKEVVRVWFCNRRQREKRVKTSLHQNTFTSFSKDHHECR; from the exons ATGAGTTTCCAAGCTTTTGTGACAGCTGATACATTTGTACCGATAAATTCTGATTCTTCAGCCACGTTCCCCCTTAGGATGCATCACGGCACTGCAGAATATCTCCCTGTCACCAATCATACAACTAACATGGTCTCTACAG TCTCGTCTGTTTTGTCTTTGGTGCAAATTCCTAAATTATCTCCTACTTACTTCGCTGTGCCTAATGGGGAAAATACACCATCAGGGCTTCACTACCCAAACCCATCATGCCACTATGGAAACCAACAGTCTACCTATGGAGTGATGACAG GCAGTTTACCGCCCTGCCTAATGAGTGCCAGCTCCTGCACACTGGGCCATGGTTTTGCTCCAGTGCATCAAACCCTCCTGGAAGATGTTACAACTACAGACTTCAAGCAAGAATTCAGAAGAAAGAGCAAAGCTATTGAGGAGCCCATTGATATTGACTCCCCAGAAATCAGAGAATTGGAAAAGTTTGCTAATGAATTCAAAATGAGGAGGATTAAGCTGG GTTACACTCAGACAAATGTTGGAGAAGCCCTAGCTGCAGTACACGGCTCTGAATTTAGCCAAACAACCATCTGCCGCTTCGAAAATTTGCAGCTGAGTTTCAGAAACGCCTGTAAGTTAAAGTCCATCTTATCTAAGTGGCTGGATGAAGCAGAACAAGTTGGAG CCTTATACAATGAAAAGATTGGAGGGAATGAACGGAAAAGAAAGCGCAGAACAACAATAAG CATTGCTGCAAAAGAAGCTTTGGAGTCCCATTTTGGAGAACAGAGCAAACCTTCATCACAAGAGATCATGAGGATGGCTGAAAGTCTCAACCTGGAGAAGGAAGTGGTTCGGGTTTGGTTCTGTAATCGCAGACAGAGAGAGAAGAGGGTGAAGACCAGCCTGCACCAGAATACCTTCACCAGCTTTTCTAAAGATCACCATGAATGCAGATGA
- the LOC122933084 gene encoding pituitary-specific positive transcription factor 1-like isoform X2 yields MSFQAFVTADTFVPINSDSSATFPLRMHHGTAEYLPVTNHTTNMVSTGLHYPNPSCHYGNQQSTYGVMTGSLPPCLMSASSCTLGHGFAPVHQTLLEDVTTTDFKQEFRRKSKAIEEPIDIDSPEIRELEKFANEFKMRRIKLGYTQTNVGEALAAVHGSEFSQTTICRFENLQLSFRNACKLKSILSKWLDEAEQVGALYNEKIGGNERKRKRRTTISIAAKEALESHFGEQSKPSSQEIMRMAESLNLEKEVVRVWFCNRRQREKRVKTSLHQNTFTSFSKDHHECR; encoded by the exons ATGAGTTTCCAAGCTTTTGTGACAGCTGATACATTTGTACCGATAAATTCTGATTCTTCAGCCACGTTCCCCCTTAGGATGCATCACGGCACTGCAGAATATCTCCCTGTCACCAATCATACAACTAACATGGTCTCTACAG GGCTTCACTACCCAAACCCATCATGCCACTATGGAAACCAACAGTCTACCTATGGAGTGATGACAG GCAGTTTACCGCCCTGCCTAATGAGTGCCAGCTCCTGCACACTGGGCCATGGTTTTGCTCCAGTGCATCAAACCCTCCTGGAAGATGTTACAACTACAGACTTCAAGCAAGAATTCAGAAGAAAGAGCAAAGCTATTGAGGAGCCCATTGATATTGACTCCCCAGAAATCAGAGAATTGGAAAAGTTTGCTAATGAATTCAAAATGAGGAGGATTAAGCTGG GTTACACTCAGACAAATGTTGGAGAAGCCCTAGCTGCAGTACACGGCTCTGAATTTAGCCAAACAACCATCTGCCGCTTCGAAAATTTGCAGCTGAGTTTCAGAAACGCCTGTAAGTTAAAGTCCATCTTATCTAAGTGGCTGGATGAAGCAGAACAAGTTGGAG CCTTATACAATGAAAAGATTGGAGGGAATGAACGGAAAAGAAAGCGCAGAACAACAATAAG CATTGCTGCAAAAGAAGCTTTGGAGTCCCATTTTGGAGAACAGAGCAAACCTTCATCACAAGAGATCATGAGGATGGCTGAAAGTCTCAACCTGGAGAAGGAAGTGGTTCGGGTTTGGTTCTGTAATCGCAGACAGAGAGAGAAGAGGGTGAAGACCAGCCTGCACCAGAATACCTTCACCAGCTTTTCTAAAGATCACCATGAATGCAGATGA